One window of the Klebsiella oxytoca genome contains the following:
- the glgX gene encoding glycogen debranching protein GlgX, giving the protein MIALTAGNPAPLGASYDGKGVNFALFSAHAERVELCVFDEQGNERRVDLTARSGDIWHGWLADVGPGLHYGYRVHGPWDPAQGHRFNPAKLLLDPCCHQVVGGLPDDERLHGGDHAPDNRDSAAVAPRSRVIDLHYDWRGDKPPRTPWGQTVIYEAHVKGLTYLHPELPEEIRGTYKALGHPVMIEYFRTLGITALELMPVAQFASEPRLQRLGLSNYWGYNPLAIFALDTRYASAPEQALNEFRDAVKALHAAGIEVLLDVVLNHSAEIDLEGPTFSLRGIDNRSYYWIKEDGDYHNWTGCGNTINLSHPGVVEYARQCLRFWVDECHIDGFRFDLASVMGRTPEFRQDAPLFEAIRNDPRLAEVKLIAEPWDIGPGGYQVGNFPPLFAEWNDHFRDTARRFWLQQNVSLGDFAQRFAASSDVFQRNGREPAAAVNLVTAHDGFTLRDCVCFNQKHNEANGEENRDGTNNNYSNNHGIEGLEGSLAVIERRRASVHALLATLLLAQGTPMLLAGDEHGHSQHGNNNAYCQDNALTWLDWNHTNRGLTAFTAALIHLRQRIPALTENRWWQEGDGSVRWLNQYAQPLSVDEWQHGAPRLQIVLSDRWLLALNATAEVAEMALPAGEWRAIPPFAGEDNPVTMAVWHGPAHGVCVFQRS; this is encoded by the coding sequence ATGATCGCACTCACAGCAGGAAATCCCGCCCCCCTGGGGGCCAGCTACGACGGCAAGGGGGTGAATTTCGCCCTCTTTTCCGCCCATGCGGAGCGGGTGGAGCTCTGTGTGTTTGATGAACAGGGTAACGAACGGCGTGTCGATCTGACCGCGCGCAGCGGCGATATCTGGCACGGCTGGCTGGCTGATGTCGGACCGGGACTGCACTACGGTTACCGCGTCCATGGCCCCTGGGACCCGGCGCAAGGACACCGCTTTAATCCAGCAAAGCTGCTACTTGACCCCTGCTGTCATCAGGTGGTCGGCGGGCTGCCTGACGACGAGCGCCTTCACGGCGGCGACCATGCTCCCGATAACCGCGATAGCGCGGCGGTAGCGCCCAGGTCGCGGGTGATCGACCTGCATTATGACTGGCGCGGAGATAAGCCGCCGCGTACCCCCTGGGGTCAGACGGTGATTTATGAAGCGCACGTGAAAGGGCTGACGTATCTGCACCCTGAGCTCCCGGAAGAGATTCGCGGTACCTACAAAGCGCTGGGCCATCCGGTGATGATCGAATACTTCCGCACGCTTGGCATTACTGCACTAGAGTTAATGCCGGTGGCGCAGTTTGCCAGCGAACCGCGCCTTCAGCGGTTGGGATTGAGCAACTACTGGGGCTATAACCCGCTGGCGATTTTCGCCCTCGACACCCGCTACGCCAGCGCGCCTGAACAAGCGTTAAATGAGTTTCGCGATGCGGTAAAGGCGCTGCATGCGGCGGGGATAGAAGTGCTCCTTGATGTGGTTCTCAACCATAGCGCGGAGATAGACCTTGAGGGGCCAACCTTCTCCCTGCGCGGAATTGATAACCGTAGCTATTATTGGATTAAGGAAGACGGTGATTACCACAACTGGACCGGCTGCGGCAACACCATCAACCTCAGTCATCCCGGCGTGGTGGAATATGCGCGCCAGTGCCTGCGTTTTTGGGTCGATGAGTGCCACATCGACGGCTTTCGTTTCGACCTGGCCTCGGTGATGGGGCGCACGCCGGAGTTTCGCCAGGATGCGCCATTGTTTGAGGCTATCCGTAACGATCCGCGCCTGGCGGAAGTAAAGCTGATTGCTGAGCCCTGGGATATTGGCCCCGGCGGTTATCAGGTGGGTAATTTTCCGCCGTTATTCGCTGAGTGGAACGATCATTTTCGTGATACCGCGCGTCGATTCTGGCTACAGCAAAATGTTTCTCTGGGCGACTTTGCCCAGCGTTTTGCCGCTTCCAGCGACGTTTTTCAGCGTAACGGAAGAGAGCCGGCGGCGGCGGTTAACCTGGTCACCGCGCATGATGGTTTTACCCTGCGCGACTGCGTTTGTTTCAATCAGAAACACAATGAGGCAAACGGGGAGGAGAATCGCGATGGGACTAACAATAACTACAGTAACAATCATGGAATAGAAGGTTTAGAAGGGAGTCTTGCTGTAATTGAACGGCGCCGTGCCAGCGTTCACGCCCTGTTGGCGACGCTACTACTGGCGCAGGGAACGCCGATGCTGCTGGCGGGTGACGAACATGGTCACAGCCAGCATGGCAACAATAATGCTTACTGTCAGGATAATGCGTTGACCTGGCTGGACTGGAACCATACTAACCGCGGGTTGACCGCGTTCACCGCCGCGTTAATTCATCTGCGCCAGCGTATTCCGGCTTTAACCGAGAATCGCTGGTGGCAGGAGGGAGACGGCAGCGTTCGCTGGTTAAACCAATATGCACAGCCGCTATCTGTCGATGAATGGCAGCACGGTGCGCCGCGTTTGCAGATCGTATTGTCCGATCGCTGGCTGCTGGCGCTCAACGCCACCGCCGAGGTGGCAGAGATGGCTTTACCTGCGGGGGAATGGCGAGCCATTCCACCTTTCGCCGGAGAGGATAATCCGGTCACTATGGCTGTCTGGCATGGGCCCGCGCACGGAGTGTGCGTATTTCAAAGGTCGTAA
- the glgB gene encoding 1,4-alpha-glucan branching enzyme, giving the protein MSDRIDKDVINALIAGHFADPFSVLGMHYTDAGLEVRALLPDATDVWVIEPKTGRKVGKLERLDARGFFSGVLPRRKNPFRYQLAVTWHGQQNLIDDPYRFGPLLQDLDVWLLSEGTHLRPYETLGAHADTMDGVVGTRFSVWAPNARRVSVVGQFNYWDGRRHPMRLRKESGIWELFVPGALNGQLYKFELIDAHGHLRVKSDPYAFEAQMRPESASLICGLPEKVEQPPERKQANQFDAPISIYEVHLGSWRRHTDNNFWLSYRELADQLVPYAKWMGFTHLELLPVNEHPFDGSWGYQPTGLYAPTRRFGTREDFRYFINAAHAAGLNVILDWVPGHFPADDFALASFDGTSLYEHSDPREGYHQDWNTLIYNYGRREVSNFLVGNALYWIERFGIDALRVDAVASMIYRDYSRKEGEWVPNEFGGRENLEAIEFLRNTNRVLGEQTPGAVTMAEESTDFAGVSRPSSTGGLGFWFKWNLGWMHDTLDYMKLDPVYRCHHHDKMTFGMLYNYTENFVLPLSHDEVVHGKKSILDRMPGDAWQKFANLRAYYGWMFAFPGKKLLFMGNEFAQGREWNHDASLDWHLLEGGDNWHHGVQRLVRDLNHTYRHHKALYELDFDPYGFEWLVVDDHERSVFIFVRRDRAGNEIIVASNFTPVPRHDYRFGINQPGRWREELNTDSMHYHGSNTGNGGVVESEAIASHGREHSLSITLPPLATVWLVREAQ; this is encoded by the coding sequence ATGTCTGATCGTATTGATAAGGACGTGATTAATGCGCTTATCGCCGGCCATTTTGCGGATCCATTTTCCGTGCTTGGCATGCATTACACCGACGCCGGGCTGGAAGTTCGTGCATTATTACCCGATGCCACCGATGTGTGGGTCATTGAACCAAAAACCGGACGCAAAGTCGGCAAGCTAGAAAGACTTGATGCGCGTGGTTTCTTTAGCGGCGTTCTGCCGCGTCGTAAAAACCCTTTTCGCTACCAGCTGGCCGTTACCTGGCACGGACAGCAGAATCTGATTGACGATCCGTACCGTTTTGGCCCGCTGCTGCAGGATCTCGACGTTTGGCTGCTGTCGGAAGGCACGCATCTGCGTCCCTATGAAACGCTGGGCGCGCATGCCGATACCATGGACGGCGTGGTCGGCACGCGGTTTTCGGTGTGGGCGCCCAACGCCCGCCGGGTGTCGGTGGTCGGCCAGTTTAACTATTGGGACGGCCGTCGCCACCCGATGCGTCTGCGCAAAGAGTCCGGCATCTGGGAGCTGTTTGTTCCCGGGGCGCTGAACGGCCAGCTGTATAAATTCGAGCTTATTGATGCTCACGGTCATCTACGGGTGAAGTCCGACCCTTACGCCTTTGAAGCACAAATGCGTCCGGAAAGCGCCTCGCTTATCTGCGGGCTGCCGGAAAAGGTCGAACAGCCGCCGGAGCGCAAGCAGGCTAACCAGTTTGATGCACCGATATCGATTTACGAAGTGCACCTGGGGTCCTGGCGACGCCATACCGACAATAACTTCTGGCTGAGCTACCGCGAGCTTGCCGACCAGCTGGTGCCTTATGCCAAATGGATGGGCTTCACTCACCTGGAGCTGTTGCCGGTTAACGAACATCCGTTCGACGGCAGCTGGGGCTATCAGCCAACAGGCCTGTATGCGCCAACCCGTCGTTTCGGCACCCGGGAGGATTTCCGCTACTTTATCAACGCCGCGCATGCTGCGGGCCTTAACGTCATTCTGGATTGGGTACCTGGCCATTTCCCGGCGGATGATTTTGCTCTTGCCTCGTTTGACGGTACTTCCCTGTATGAACATAGCGATCCGCGCGAAGGCTACCATCAGGACTGGAACACCCTGATTTACAACTATGGCCGTCGTGAAGTCAGCAATTTCCTGGTCGGCAATGCGCTGTACTGGATTGAGCGCTTCGGCATTGACGCGCTGCGGGTCGACGCGGTGGCATCGATGATTTATCGCGATTACAGCCGCAAAGAGGGTGAGTGGGTGCCGAATGAATTCGGCGGCCGGGAAAATCTGGAAGCCATTGAGTTTCTGCGTAATACCAACCGCGTGCTGGGCGAACAGACGCCAGGCGCGGTGACGATGGCGGAAGAGTCTACCGATTTTGCCGGAGTTTCTCGTCCTTCATCCACCGGTGGACTGGGCTTCTGGTTCAAGTGGAATCTCGGCTGGATGCACGACACCCTCGACTACATGAAGCTGGACCCGGTGTATCGCTGCCATCATCACGACAAGATGACCTTCGGTATGCTCTACAACTACACCGAAAACTTCGTCCTGCCGCTCTCCCATGACGAAGTGGTGCACGGCAAAAAATCGATTCTCGACCGTATGCCTGGCGACGCCTGGCAGAAGTTCGCAAACCTGCGCGCCTATTACGGCTGGATGTTCGCTTTCCCGGGTAAAAAGCTGCTGTTTATGGGCAATGAGTTTGCCCAGGGGCGCGAGTGGAACCACGATGCAAGCCTCGACTGGCATCTGCTGGAAGGCGGCGACAACTGGCACCACGGCGTCCAGCGGCTGGTGCGCGACCTCAACCATACCTATCGTCACCATAAAGCGTTATATGAGCTGGATTTCGATCCTTACGGTTTCGAATGGCTGGTGGTGGACGATCACGAGCGCTCGGTATTTATCTTTGTTCGTCGCGACAGGGCGGGCAACGAAATTATCGTCGCCAGCAACTTCACCCCGGTACCGCGCCATGACTATCGCTTCGGTATCAACCAGCCTGGCCGCTGGCGTGAAGAGCTCAACACCGACTCAATGCACTACCACGGCAGCAATACCGGCAATGGCGGCGTCGTGGAAAGCGAAGCGATTGCCAGCCACGGTCGTGAACACTCGCTCTCCATTACGCTGCCGCCGCTGGCGACGGTCTGGCTGGTGCGGGAGGCGCAATGA